A window from Pseudomonas alloputida encodes these proteins:
- a CDS encoding flagellar hook-length control protein FliK has product MPVAPNPLLQANAIAKTSRSATVQADKPLQALGDKGDAFGQVMARQGRDKVTGQDDKVAQAKPKDKPDAAAGGKKDPAGKAAVADDGNKLPEEDSAQADTGVRDASLVAGQVTDAQPGAQLIQAQAEAVAPVLQAATAQTQVSAALPEEPSAEEAFDPDADPLANLPTLRLALEHSAQAKGGTSAHALDAAQAQGEEGQAAVNTLANLVEDTDGESAESGGKAFGALLEDGLKDTKSASSDTRIDDFANRLASLTQAATAKTANAVPATANPLHQPLPMNQNAWAEGLVNRVMYLSSQNLKSADIQLEPAELGRLDIRVNVAADQATQVTFISGHAGVRDALDSQVHRLRELFAQQGLAQPDVNVADQSRGQQQQQGQAQGSNLSGVAARRAEQGGAEAVDSARPLEQQVVVGDSAVDYYA; this is encoded by the coding sequence ATGCCTGTCGCACCCAACCCTTTGCTGCAAGCCAATGCCATTGCCAAAACCTCGCGTTCGGCCACCGTGCAGGCGGACAAACCGCTGCAGGCGCTGGGTGACAAGGGCGATGCCTTTGGCCAGGTGATGGCCAGGCAGGGCCGCGACAAGGTTACCGGGCAGGACGACAAGGTCGCTCAGGCCAAGCCCAAGGACAAACCTGATGCGGCAGCTGGCGGCAAGAAAGACCCGGCTGGCAAAGCTGCAGTTGCCGATGACGGCAACAAGTTGCCAGAAGAGGATTCGGCCCAGGCCGATACGGGTGTGCGTGATGCCAGCCTGGTGGCCGGTCAGGTCACTGATGCCCAGCCTGGCGCACAACTGATTCAGGCGCAGGCCGAGGCGGTGGCGCCCGTGCTGCAGGCGGCCACGGCGCAAACCCAGGTTTCCGCAGCACTGCCTGAAGAGCCGTCCGCCGAGGAGGCCTTCGATCCGGATGCTGACCCCCTGGCCAACCTGCCGACCCTGCGCCTGGCGCTGGAGCACAGTGCCCAGGCCAAGGGGGGCACCTCGGCACATGCCCTTGATGCTGCCCAGGCTCAGGGCGAGGAAGGGCAGGCGGCCGTCAATACCTTGGCGAATCTGGTCGAGGATACCGATGGCGAAAGCGCTGAATCCGGTGGCAAGGCCTTTGGTGCCTTGCTTGAAGACGGCCTGAAAGACACCAAGAGCGCCAGCAGCGACACCCGCATCGATGATTTTGCCAACCGCCTGGCCAGCCTGACCCAGGCGGCCACGGCCAAGACCGCCAACGCCGTACCGGCCACTGCGAACCCGCTGCATCAGCCATTGCCGATGAACCAGAACGCTTGGGCCGAGGGCCTGGTCAACCGGGTCATGTACCTGTCCAGCCAGAACCTCAAGTCGGCTGATATCCAACTGGAGCCAGCAGAACTCGGTCGCCTCGACATTCGCGTCAATGTTGCGGCGGACCAGGCCACCCAGGTCACCTTCATCAGCGGCCACGCCGGCGTACGTGACGCCCTCGACAGCCAGGTGCACCGCCTGCGCGAACTGTTTGCCCAGCAGGGGTTGGCGCAGCCGGATGTCAACGTGGCTGACCAGTCGCGCGGGCAGCAACAACAGCAGGGGCAGGCGCAGGGCAGCAACCTTTCCGGGGTGGCGGCGCGCCGGGCCGAGCAGGGTGGGGCCGAAGCGGTCGATAGCGCCCGGCCTTTGGAGCAGCAGGTGGTTGTCGGCGACAGTGCGGTCGATTACTACGCCTGA
- the fliL gene encoding flagellar basal body-associated protein FliL: MAKSEAVKDPATKGKLKLILLAVVGLLLAIGLSVGATWFIMHKSEPAPAAEATASNVKPGAIYEALTPAFVVNFNQNGRQRYMQLSITLQARNQADLDALKVHMPVIRNNLVMMFSGQGFDTLASSPVGQEMLRQKATAVVQEVAQKEVGKPVIDQLLFTNFVLQ, translated from the coding sequence ATGGCGAAGAGCGAAGCAGTCAAAGACCCCGCCACTAAAGGCAAACTCAAGCTGATCCTGCTGGCTGTCGTCGGCCTGTTGCTGGCGATCGGCCTTTCGGTGGGCGCTACCTGGTTCATCATGCACAAGAGCGAGCCGGCTCCGGCCGCTGAGGCCACGGCCAGCAACGTCAAGCCAGGGGCGATATACGAGGCGCTGACCCCGGCCTTCGTGGTCAACTTCAACCAGAACGGCCGCCAGCGCTACATGCAGCTGAGTATCACCCTACAGGCGCGTAACCAGGCCGACCTGGATGCCCTCAAGGTGCACATGCCGGTGATCCGCAACAACCTGGTGATGATGTTCTCCGGGCAAGGGTTCGACACCCTCGCCAGCAGCCCGGTAGGGCAGGAGATGCTGCGCCAGAAGGCCACCGCGGTGGTCCAGGAAGTGGCGCAGAAGGAAGTCGGCAAGCCGGTCATCGACCAGTTGCTGTTCACCAATTTCGTATTGCAGTAG
- the fliM gene encoding flagellar motor switch protein FliM: MAVQDLLSQDEIDALLHGVDDGLVQTESASEPGSIKSYDLTSQDRIVRGRMPTLEMINERFARYTRISMFNLLRRSADVAVGGVQVMKFGEYVHSLYVPTSLNLVKIKPLRGTSLFILDAKLVFKLVDNFFGGDGRHAKIEGREFTPTELRVVRMVLDQCFVDLKEAWQAIMPVSFEYMNSEVNPAMANIVGPSEAVVVSTFHIELDGGGGDLHVTMPYSMIEPVREMLDAGFQSDLDDQDERWVKALREDVLDVAVPMTATVARRQLKLRDILHMQPGDVIPVELPEHLVLRANGVPAFKARLGSHKGNLALQIIDPIERR, from the coding sequence ATGGCCGTACAGGACCTGCTGTCCCAGGATGAAATCGATGCCCTGTTGCATGGCGTCGACGACGGGCTGGTGCAGACCGAGAGTGCATCCGAGCCTGGCAGTATCAAAAGCTACGACCTGACCAGTCAGGACCGTATCGTGCGGGGTCGCATGCCGACCCTGGAAATGATCAACGAGCGCTTCGCCCGCTATACCCGTATCAGCATGTTCAACCTGCTGCGCCGCTCCGCTGACGTGGCCGTGGGTGGCGTGCAGGTCATGAAGTTCGGCGAATACGTGCACTCGCTGTACGTGCCCACCAGCCTCAACCTGGTCAAGATCAAGCCGCTGCGCGGCACTTCGCTGTTCATCCTCGACGCCAAGCTGGTGTTCAAGCTGGTGGACAATTTCTTTGGCGGCGATGGCCGCCACGCCAAGATCGAAGGGCGTGAGTTCACCCCGACCGAACTGCGTGTGGTGCGCATGGTGCTGGACCAGTGTTTCGTCGACCTCAAGGAAGCCTGGCAGGCGATCATGCCGGTCAGCTTCGAGTACATGAACTCCGAGGTCAACCCGGCCATGGCCAACATTGTCGGCCCCAGCGAAGCGGTGGTGGTGTCCACCTTCCACATCGAACTGGACGGTGGCGGCGGCGATCTGCACGTGACCATGCCGTACTCGATGATTGAGCCGGTGCGAGAAATGCTCGATGCCGGTTTCCAGTCGGACCTGGACGACCAGGACGAGCGCTGGGTCAAGGCCCTGCGCGAGGACGTGCTGGACGTGGCCGTGCCAATGACCGCCACGGTCGCCCGACGCCAGCTGAAGCTGCGCGACATCCTGCACATGCAGCCGGGTGACGTGATCCCGGTGGAGCTGCCCGAGCACCTGGTGCTGCGCGCTAACGGGGTGCCAGCGTTCAAGGCGCGGCTGGGCTCGCACAAGGGCAACCTGGCCCTGCAGATCATCGACCCGATCGAACGCCGCTGA
- the fliN gene encoding flagellar motor switch protein FliN, giving the protein MANENEITSPEDQALADEWAAALEETGSAGQADIDALLGGDTGSSSGPGRLPMEEFASSPKPNENVSLEGPNLDVILDIPVNISMEVGSTEINIRNLLQLNQGSVIELDRLAGEPLDVLVNGTLIAHGEVVVVNEKFGIRLTDVISPSERIKKLR; this is encoded by the coding sequence ATGGCTAACGAAAACGAGATCACCTCCCCAGAGGACCAGGCACTGGCCGATGAGTGGGCCGCAGCGTTGGAAGAAACCGGTTCTGCCGGCCAGGCCGACATCGATGCACTGCTGGGCGGGGACACCGGCAGCAGCAGCGGCCCGGGCCGCCTGCCGATGGAAGAATTCGCCAGCTCGCCGAAGCCGAATGAAAATGTCAGCCTCGAAGGCCCGAACCTGGACGTGATCCTGGACATCCCGGTGAACATTTCCATGGAAGTGGGCAGCACCGAGATCAACATCCGCAACCTGCTGCAGCTCAACCAGGGCTCGGTGATCGAGCTCGACCGCCTGGCCGGCGAGCCGCTCGACGTGCTGGTCAACGGCACGCTGATCGCCCATGGCGAAGTGGTCGTGGTCAACGAAAAGTTCGGCATCCGCCTGACCGACGTGATCAGCCCCAGCGAACGTATCAAGAAGCTGCGCTGA
- the fliO gene encoding flagellar biosynthetic protein FliO: MRAIAAAAVLFASHACLAAATPAATPAAQPGSLGGQLAQMVLGLLLVVGLIFFLAWLLRRLQSTAVKGGQVIEIVGSRAIGPRDRLLLVQVGKEQILIGHTPGTIEALHVLAEPVEVPASARQATPEFAQRLMELMGKDPKDNK, from the coding sequence ATGCGCGCCATCGCTGCGGCAGCGGTGCTGTTCGCCAGCCACGCCTGCCTGGCTGCGGCCACGCCAGCAGCCACCCCGGCGGCTCAACCTGGCAGTCTTGGCGGGCAGCTGGCGCAGATGGTCTTGGGCCTGCTGCTGGTGGTGGGCCTGATCTTCTTTCTGGCCTGGCTGCTGCGGCGCCTGCAGAGCACCGCAGTGAAGGGTGGGCAGGTGATCGAGATTGTCGGCAGCCGTGCCATCGGCCCGCGTGACCGCCTGCTGCTGGTGCAGGTGGGCAAGGAGCAGATCCTGATCGGCCATACCCCCGGCACCATCGAGGCCCTGCACGTACTGGCCGAACCCGTGGAAGTGCCGGCAAGCGCCCGTCAGGCGACGCCGGAGTTTGCCCAGCGGCTGATGGAGCTGATGGGCAAGGACCCTAAGGACAACAAGTGA
- the fliP gene encoding flagellar type III secretion system pore protein FliP (The bacterial flagellar biogenesis protein FliP forms a type III secretion system (T3SS)-type pore required for flagellar assembly.) — protein MSGALRTLLTLALLLAAPLALAADPLSIPAITLSNTPDGQQEYSVSLQILLIMTALSFIPAFVILMTSFTRIIIVFSILRQALGLQQTPSNQLLTGMALFLTMFIMAPVFDRVNQDALQPYLKEQMTAQQAIDKAQGPLKDFMLAQTRQSDLDLFMRLSKRTDIAGPDQVPLTILVPAFVTSELKTAFQIGFMIFIPFLIIDMVVASVLMAMGMMMLSPLIISLPFKIMLFVLVDGWALIMGTLASSFGGV, from the coding sequence ATGAGCGGCGCGCTGCGTACGTTGTTGACTCTGGCGCTGCTGCTGGCTGCGCCGCTGGCCCTGGCCGCCGACCCGCTGTCGATCCCGGCCATCACCCTGTCCAACACCCCGGACGGGCAACAGGAATATTCGGTCAGCCTGCAAATCCTGCTGATCATGACCGCGCTGAGCTTCATCCCGGCGTTCGTCATCCTGATGACCAGCTTTACCCGCATCATCATCGTGTTCTCGATCCTGCGCCAGGCGCTGGGCCTGCAGCAGACGCCGTCCAACCAGTTGCTGACCGGCATGGCGCTGTTTCTGACCATGTTCATCATGGCGCCGGTGTTCGATCGGGTGAACCAGGACGCGCTGCAGCCGTACCTGAAGGAGCAGATGACTGCCCAGCAGGCGATCGACAAGGCCCAGGGGCCGCTCAAGGACTTCATGCTGGCGCAAACCCGGCAGAGCGACCTTGACCTGTTCATGCGCCTGTCCAAGCGCACCGACATCGCCGGCCCCGACCAGGTGCCGCTGACGATCCTGGTGCCGGCGTTCGTCACTTCCGAGCTGAAGACGGCGTTCCAGATCGGTTTCATGATCTTCATCCCGTTCCTGATCATCGACATGGTCGTGGCCAGTGTGCTGATGGCCATGGGTATGATGATGCTGTCGCCGCTGATCATCTCGCTGCCGTTCAAGATCATGCTGTTCGTGCTGGTCGACGGCTGGGCGCTGATCATGGGCACCCTGGCCAGCAGTTTCGGCGGCGTCTGA
- the fliQ gene encoding flagellar biosynthesis protein FliQ: MTPEVAVDLFRDALWLTTLMVAVLVVPSLLVGLVVAMFQAATQINEQTLSFLPRLLVMLITLIIAGPWLVQKFMEYITTLYTNIPQLIG, from the coding sequence ATGACACCTGAAGTCGCTGTCGACCTGTTCCGTGATGCCCTGTGGCTGACCACCCTCATGGTCGCCGTGCTGGTGGTGCCGAGCCTGTTGGTGGGCCTGGTGGTGGCGATGTTCCAGGCGGCCACGCAGATCAACGAACAGACCCTGAGCTTTTTGCCGCGCCTGCTGGTGATGCTGATCACGCTGATCATCGCCGGGCCGTGGCTGGTGCAGAAGTTCATGGAGTACATCACCACGCTCTACACCAACATCCCGCAGCTCATAGGTTGA
- the fliR gene encoding flagellar biosynthetic protein FliR: protein MLELTDTQIGTWVATFILPLFRVTAVLMTMPIFGTRMLPARIRLYVAVAVTVVIVPALPPLPEFDPLSLRGMLLCAEQIIVGALFGLALQLLFQAFVVAGQIVAVQMGMAFASMVDPANGVNVTVISQFMTMLVSVLFLLMNGHLVVFEVLTESFTTLPVGSALVVNHFWELAGRMGWVFGAGLLLILPVIAALLVVNIAFGVMTRAAPQLNIFSIGFPLTLVMGMFIFWVGLADVLSHYQALASETLQWLRELARVR, encoded by the coding sequence ATGCTGGAGCTGACCGACACGCAGATCGGCACCTGGGTCGCCACCTTCATCCTGCCGTTGTTCAGGGTGACCGCGGTGCTGATGACCATGCCGATTTTCGGTACCCGCATGTTGCCAGCGCGGATTCGCCTGTACGTAGCGGTGGCGGTGACCGTTGTGATCGTGCCGGCATTGCCGCCGCTGCCCGAGTTCGACCCGTTGAGCCTGCGCGGTATGCTGCTGTGCGCCGAGCAGATCATCGTCGGTGCGCTGTTTGGCCTGGCCTTGCAGTTGCTGTTTCAGGCTTTCGTGGTTGCCGGGCAAATCGTCGCGGTACAGATGGGTATGGCGTTCGCCTCGATGGTCGACCCCGCCAACGGGGTCAACGTCACGGTAATCAGCCAGTTCATGACCATGCTGGTGAGTGTGTTGTTCCTGTTGATGAACGGCCACCTGGTGGTGTTCGAGGTACTGACCGAAAGTTTTACCACCTTGCCGGTGGGGAGTGCGCTGGTGGTCAACCACTTCTGGGAGCTGGCCGGGCGCATGGGCTGGGTGTTCGGTGCCGGCCTGCTGTTGATTCTGCCGGTGATCGCTGCGCTGCTGGTGGTGAACATTGCCTTTGGCGTAATGACCCGCGCCGCGCCGCAGCTGAACATTTTCTCCATCGGCTTCCCGCTGACCTTGGTCATGGGCATGTTCATCTTCTGGGTCGGCCTGGCCGATGTCTTGTCCCACTATCAGGCATTGGCCAGCGAAACGCTGCAATGGCTGCGTGAGCTGGCGAGGGTACGCTGA
- the flhB gene encoding flagellar biosynthesis protein FlhB has protein sequence MAESESGQDKTEDPTEKRKRDAREKGEVARSKELNTVAVTLAGAGGLLAFGGHVAETLLALMRMNFSLTRDIIVDERAMGAFLLASGKMAIWAVQPVLILLFVVSFVAPIALSGFLFSGSLLQPKFSRMNPLSGIKRMFSMQALTELLKALAKFFVILVVAVVVLSGDRQALLSIANEPLEQAIIHSLQVVGWSALWMSAGLLLIAAADVPFQLYQTHKKMKMTKQEVRDEYKDSEGKPEVKQRIRQLQREVSQRRMMAAVPDADVIITNPTHYAVALQYDPEKGGAAPLLLAKGSDFMALKIREIGVEHNIQILESPALARAIYYSTELEQEIPAGLYLAVAQVLAYVFQIRQYRAGKGKRPEPLKDDLPIPPDLRRDS, from the coding sequence ATGGCAGAAAGCGAGAGCGGTCAGGACAAGACAGAAGACCCCACCGAAAAGCGCAAGCGCGACGCCCGCGAGAAGGGCGAGGTCGCCCGCTCCAAGGAGCTGAACACGGTGGCGGTGACCCTGGCGGGTGCCGGTGGCCTCCTGGCGTTCGGCGGCCACGTGGCCGAGACATTGCTTGCGTTGATGCGCATGAACTTCAGTTTGACCCGCGACATCATCGTCGATGAACGGGCCATGGGTGCCTTCCTGCTGGCCTCGGGCAAGATGGCCATATGGGCGGTGCAGCCGGTGCTGATCCTGCTGTTCGTGGTTTCCTTCGTGGCGCCCATCGCGCTTAGCGGCTTCCTGTTCTCGGGCAGCTTGCTGCAGCCAAAATTCAGCCGCATGAACCCGCTGTCGGGGATCAAGCGCATGTTCTCGATGCAGGCCCTGACTGAATTGCTCAAGGCGCTGGCCAAGTTCTTCGTGATTCTGGTGGTGGCGGTGGTGGTGCTCTCCGGTGACCGCCAGGCCTTGCTGTCGATTGCCAATGAGCCGCTGGAGCAGGCGATCATCCATAGCTTGCAGGTGGTGGGCTGGAGTGCCTTGTGGATGTCAGCCGGGCTGTTGCTGATTGCCGCGGCAGATGTGCCGTTCCAGCTGTACCAGACGCACAAGAAAATGAAGATGACCAAGCAGGAAGTGCGCGACGAGTACAAGGACAGCGAGGGCAAGCCCGAAGTCAAGCAACGTATTCGCCAACTGCAGCGCGAGGTGTCGCAGCGGCGCATGATGGCGGCGGTACCGGATGCAGATGTGATCATCACCAACCCGACGCATTATGCGGTGGCTTTGCAATACGACCCGGAGAAAGGCGGTGCGGCGCCGTTGCTGCTGGCCAAGGGTAGCGATTTCATGGCGTTGAAGATTCGTGAAATTGGCGTGGAGCACAACATCCAGATCCTCGAATCGCCGGCGCTGGCGCGGGCGATCTATTACTCCACCGAACTTGAGCAGGAGATCCCGGCGGGGCTGTACCTGGCGGTGGCGCAGGTGCTGGCGTATGTGTTCCAGATTCGCCAATACCGCGCCGGCAAGGGCAAGCGCCCAGAGCCACTGAAGGACGACCTGCCGATCCCGCCGGACCTGCGCCGCGACAGTTGA
- a CDS encoding D-alanine--D-alanine ligase family protein, translating into MIENIAIITGGNSSEREVSLQTSEAVSQSLKTLQISHEILTISDYRELLSLDLAKFTRVFLALHGGFGENGMAQAYLEGLGIPYNGPSPQASAICMDKLLTKHIARGLGINVANYLYSKNGDDVCFEEISERLGTPCIVKPNREGCSFGVSLVRDLKADLQPAINAAAKFHTGILIEEFISGPELSVCYLNKSTLPIYTVEFESDFFSYDAKFISTKTNATLTILDRSTHQLVTNYCSAIAEALELDYFRADFIVHNTEPYLIELNTLPGLTSHSLFPKACQQHGIEFDKLVLILNNLDPSQYC; encoded by the coding sequence ATGATTGAAAATATTGCAATTATAACGGGTGGAAACTCCTCGGAGCGGGAGGTCTCCCTTCAAACTTCCGAAGCTGTCTCACAATCGTTGAAAACCCTCCAAATCAGCCATGAGATTCTCACCATTTCGGACTATAGAGAACTGCTTAGTCTGGACCTCGCTAAATTCACCAGAGTCTTTTTGGCGCTTCATGGCGGTTTCGGTGAAAACGGGATGGCACAAGCATATTTAGAAGGACTAGGGATCCCATATAATGGCCCTTCTCCTCAGGCCAGCGCAATCTGCATGGACAAGCTTCTAACGAAGCATATTGCAAGAGGACTTGGAATAAATGTCGCAAACTATCTTTACTCGAAAAACGGTGATGACGTTTGTTTTGAAGAGATCAGTGAACGTCTAGGAACACCCTGCATCGTCAAACCTAACCGTGAAGGATGTAGCTTCGGTGTGTCCCTGGTCCGCGACCTCAAAGCTGACCTCCAGCCTGCTATAAACGCAGCAGCAAAATTTCACACTGGAATTCTAATAGAAGAATTTATAAGTGGGCCCGAGTTATCCGTATGCTATTTAAACAAATCCACGCTACCCATCTATACAGTTGAATTTGAGAGTGATTTCTTCTCTTATGATGCGAAATTCATATCCACCAAGACGAATGCCACCCTCACCATCCTAGACAGGAGCACCCATCAACTAGTCACCAACTACTGCTCTGCTATCGCTGAGGCACTTGAGCTTGATTACTTTAGAGCAGACTTCATCGTCCACAACACAGAGCCGTACCTTATTGAGCTTAACACCCTTCCCGGGCTTACAAGCCATAGTCTTTTTCCGAAAGCATGCCAGCAACATGGTATCGAATTTGACAAACTGGTACTTATCTTAAACAACTTGGATCCTAGCCAATACTGCTGA
- a CDS encoding cysteine desulfurase family protein → MQPDSVIYLDAAATTPCADDVIKEMAKYDNINYGNPSSAHILGRLARSAVFESASHISELLGCTPAEIVFTSGATESNNIAILGSATTARSNIIICPIDHKSSILAAEELEKRNIEIRRMKIDSDGRVNLTHLNSLLDENTSLLSISYVNSEIGTFQNLLEIKKALENSNALFHVDAAQALGKLPINVKELGVDCASISAHKIEGPKGISALYVSSSSFSRLRPLTFGGGQSSLRSGTLPTQLIAGFGAAARRLKNKDYPASWSAAKQLRNAILETLNKHDIAFLINSPDAVSTPHILNISILGMRSETLISSLRNVCISSGSACNSNNLSPSYVITGIGHSAMRANSAIRLSFTSDMDIKTVRAGAESLSQKVLQLIHLNHRGQMK, encoded by the coding sequence ATGCAACCAGACTCGGTAATCTATCTAGATGCTGCAGCCACTACTCCGTGCGCTGATGACGTCATAAAGGAAATGGCGAAATATGACAACATCAACTACGGAAACCCCTCATCTGCGCACATTCTAGGCCGTCTTGCACGGAGTGCTGTCTTTGAAAGTGCTTCACATATTTCTGAGCTACTAGGCTGCACACCGGCTGAAATAGTTTTCACATCTGGCGCCACGGAAAGCAATAACATTGCGATTCTTGGAAGCGCCACCACCGCAAGAAGCAATATAATTATATGCCCTATCGACCACAAATCCAGTATTTTAGCCGCAGAAGAATTAGAAAAACGCAACATAGAGATTCGACGAATGAAAATCGATTCGGACGGACGAGTCAATCTAACGCATCTAAACAGCCTACTGGATGAAAACACATCACTGCTCTCTATTTCTTATGTGAATTCCGAAATAGGCACATTTCAAAACCTTCTAGAAATCAAAAAGGCATTAGAAAACTCAAATGCACTTTTCCATGTCGATGCCGCTCAAGCGTTGGGCAAGCTACCTATCAACGTCAAAGAACTTGGCGTAGATTGCGCTTCGATTTCAGCCCATAAAATCGAAGGGCCAAAGGGCATCAGCGCCCTCTATGTTTCTTCCTCCAGCTTTTCTCGGTTGCGTCCTCTCACATTTGGCGGCGGTCAATCTTCACTCCGTAGCGGCACACTTCCCACTCAACTGATCGCCGGATTCGGCGCTGCGGCACGTCGACTAAAGAACAAGGATTACCCTGCCTCATGGTCCGCTGCGAAACAACTGAGAAATGCAATCCTTGAAACACTAAACAAGCATGACATCGCGTTCCTAATTAATTCTCCAGACGCTGTTTCGACACCTCACATCTTGAATATTTCCATTCTTGGGATGCGCTCAGAAACCTTGATTAGTAGCTTGAGAAACGTCTGCATCTCTTCCGGATCAGCCTGCAACTCTAACAATCTTTCCCCCTCTTACGTCATCACCGGGATTGGGCACAGCGCAATGAGGGCCAACAGTGCGATCCGCTTATCCTTCACCAGCGACATGGACATTAAAACCGTTCGAGCAGGTGCAGAATCGCTTTCACAAAAGGTGCTTCAGCTTATCCACTTAAATCATAGGGGGCAAATGAAATGA
- a CDS encoding LPD16 domain-containing protein, with the protein MKKITTHESFAFTEAELKSRIFNFMDAEPLNAAHIMAGHFMLFYDKQSDRLAPGVFEDIQDPTLKAQIKERVGIFPTYSWKLAIEFAEHHIVKNNQSGNLLLLINDWQYVPSDKITQDYRAEFYNHFEQLPTSYLTHLNSSSIVTTKNITPSRKHTLCFPETWLKNRFQNEASRLVKQGKLEKRCIPDQPEMSEISFTDSSGTPLPLVSCGMTGCAGEITEMISEAYRAGARLLILLAPNECHAPIRKGVEIALSLYEFDPVSILVADLGGSGELTTEEIYSKGIHIVTYRT; encoded by the coding sequence ATGAAAAAAATAACAACACATGAAAGCTTTGCATTTACAGAAGCCGAGCTAAAAAGTCGCATTTTCAACTTCATGGATGCCGAACCCTTGAATGCCGCTCACATCATGGCCGGCCACTTCATGCTATTTTATGACAAACAGAGCGATCGACTGGCACCAGGAGTCTTTGAGGACATACAAGACCCTACATTAAAAGCACAAATCAAGGAGCGAGTGGGCATATTTCCCACCTATTCTTGGAAGTTAGCTATAGAATTCGCAGAGCACCATATAGTCAAGAATAACCAAAGCGGAAACCTACTCCTTTTGATCAACGATTGGCAATACGTCCCAAGCGACAAAATCACTCAAGACTATAGGGCCGAATTTTACAACCACTTCGAGCAACTTCCAACAAGCTACCTCACGCACCTTAACTCATCCTCAATCGTCACTACAAAAAATATCACACCCAGTCGCAAACATACACTTTGTTTCCCCGAGACATGGTTGAAAAATCGCTTTCAAAATGAGGCTTCTCGACTGGTGAAGCAAGGAAAACTCGAGAAACGATGTATTCCAGATCAACCAGAAATGTCCGAGATTTCATTCACTGACTCTTCGGGCACACCTTTACCACTGGTCAGTTGCGGCATGACCGGTTGCGCAGGTGAAATAACAGAAATGATTTCCGAAGCCTACAGAGCAGGCGCTCGGCTTTTGATTCTCCTCGCCCCAAATGAATGCCATGCTCCAATTAGAAAGGGAGTTGAGATCGCCCTCTCACTTTACGAGTTCGATCCTGTAAGCATATTGGTGGCAGATCTGGGAGGGAGCGGGGAGCTCACGACCGAAGAAATATACAGCAAAGGCATCCATATCGTCACCTATAGAACTTGA